A single window of Aspergillus flavus chromosome 4, complete sequence DNA harbors:
- a CDS encoding amino acid transporter gives MTPNDTKVPAGLGLESADTGFQSQTSLEAKADHPFALAQDAFGDESNAEVKYKVLSWWQCGLLMIAESISLGVLSLPAAVAALGLVPAVILIIGLGLLATYTGYVLGQFKWKHPQISNMADAGEVLLGAFGRELLCAGQTLFLIFLMAGHLVTFTVALNSISGHATCSMVFGVVGLVISLICSLPRTMKNISWLSILSFISILSGVFVTMISVGITKPGTGAAATTKTDLYHGFSAVSNIVFSYAGHIGYYSFMGELKNPRDFPKALYLLQAAEIGIYLLASLVIYRYAGADVASPALGSAPSVVSKIAYGLALPAILISGVVAGHVASKLIYMRISHGTDRMHKRDFLAIGSWIGVILTLWVLAWIIAEAIPGFNSILTLISALFASWFSYGLPGFCWLHMNASSDFASGKKIMLTLVNVSTIGMAFCICGLGVYVAGKDIHSNHSGASFSCANNA, from the exons ATGACACCGAATGATACGAAAGTTCCTgctgggttggggttggaaaGCGCTGACACCGGCTTTCAATCCCAAACGTCTCTAGAAGCGAAGGCTGATCATCCATTTGCATTGGCTCAGGATGCCTTCGGCGACGAGTCAAATGCCGAGGTGAAATACAAGGTCTTATCATGGTG GCAATGTGGATTAC TCATGATCGCAGAATCGATATCCCTTGGTGTCTTATCCTTACCAGCAGCCGTTGCTGCGCTCGGTCTAGTCCC GGCGgttattcttattattggCCTTGGGCTACTAGCCACATATACTGGATACGTTCTTGGGCAATTCAAGTGGAAGCATCCCCAGATCTCCAATATGGCGGACGCGGGTGAGGTCCTGTTGGGAGCGTTCGGTCGAGAGCTATTATGCGCCGGACAGACACTGTTCCTCATATTCCTGATGGCAGGCCATCTTGTCACCTTTACGGTGGCATTGAACTCCATCAGCGGCCATGCGACCTGTTCAATGGTCTTTGGTGTTGTTGGGCTTGTTATATCGCTCATTTGTTCTCTGCCCCGGACGATGAAGAATATCTCATGGCTTTCTATACTAT CCTTTATAAGTATCTTATCCGGTGTGTTCGTTACCATGATTAGTGTGGGTATCACAAAACCTGGCACAGGTGCTGCAGCAACGACCAAAACCGATTTATATCATGGGTTCTCGGCAGTATCAAATATTGTCTTCTCTTATG CCGGGCATATCGGGTACTATAGCTTCATGGGTGAACTGAAGAACCCCCGTGACTTCCCCAAGGCCCTTTATCTTCTCCAAGCTGCTGAGATTGGCATTTACCTCTTGGCATCTCTCGTGATCTACCGTTATGCCGGTGCAGACGTCGCCTCACCCGCGCTAGGGTCAGCTCCTTCAGTCGTTAGTAAAATAGCCTACGGTCTTGCGTTACCCGCT ATTCTAATTTCAGGCGTCGTTGCAGGCCACGTCGCCTCAAAGCTTATCTACATGCGTATATCCCATGGTACAGACCGGATGCACAAGCGAGACTTCCTTGCAATCGGGTCCTGGATAGGAGTCATTCTAACACTCTGGGTCCTGGCATGGATAATCGCCGAAGCCATACCCGgttttaatagtattcttACTTTGATTAGTGCGCTGTTTGCGAGCTGGTTCTCTTATGGTCTTCCTGGGTTTTGTTGGCTACATATGAATGCCAGCTCAGACTTTGCCTCGGGCAAAAAGATCATGCTTACTTTGGTTAATGTATCGACGATCGGTATGGCCTTTTGTATATGTGGACTGGGTGTTTATGTTGCAGGAAAGGATATTCATA